The Pseudorca crassidens isolate mPseCra1 chromosome 3, mPseCra1.hap1, whole genome shotgun sequence genome includes the window CACCAGACAATGGtgagaattttaatttaatcagaGCTTTGCCCAACCAAGTCAGCTTTAAACTAAGAGGGCCTTCACTGCACTAAAACAAGGAGGGGGCCCTCAAGGTATCTGGGGCATGATGTGAATCACACACACTTTTACTCTCCTTATAACAACTGGTGGGAATAGTGAAGAAAATCCTTTGATTAAAGTCAGACACCTGCGCAACTGGCACCTTGCATCCCTGGAGCTCCAGTGCCCAGGGAAGGTGAAGCAGCCGGCAGCCCAACTCGTGGGCCCTGGGCGCCGGCaggctcccccttccttccttgtcAAAGGAGCCCATAAAGGAGGGGAGTGAGATGTGACCACCTGAAGCCTAGAAACACTGAGCTCACTGTCCTTTACTCATCAATTTGAAAGGAGAAGGACTTTGTAGTCAGCGCTGTCTGCGATGATGCAGACGCTTATACCTGCTACTGAGCACTTCAAGTGCAGCTAGTGCAACTGGGGACCTGAACTGTGAATTTTCAAAATtggaattaatttaaatttaagtagctACTGGTATGTGTGGCTATTACATTGGACAGCACTGGCCAGGAGGATGAGAGCAGCTAAcaattactgagcacttactgtctCCCAGGTATTAGTCTGAGTTACCTAATTTTGTCCTTAAACAAGTCTTTGAGGTTACTACTCCTCTTACTCTCATCTTGCAGATGAGAACAAGCAAATGAATGCCCCAAAAGGATGCCCAAAGGCATTCAGCTACTATGTGGCTAACATGGAGTCCTGACTCTTCAGCCCTACCGTCCACCCCTGTTCCAATTTGCCTTCAGGGAAGGGCCAACTTCATTTTGCTTCCAGACCTTTGGTGGCTACTAAGCCCCACGTGTTCCAGCAGAGGACAGCACACTGAGGTTtagttaacaacaacaaaactcccTACTACTTACCTATCGTGTAACAATAGGGTGTTAACACTTTTGAAGCAAAATACAATCTTGCTCCTAAAAGGTCAATCAGTCCAATCATCACAGATTTATATAGCTGAAAATCCATGGGGGTCTCCAGGGAAGAGCATGGAGTAAGAAATGATTTCACTTGATATTTAGGAAGAAGTTTTGGACCCTAAAAATGTATGTGcaaacatgagaaagaaaaataagatacaaaatcagagaataaaatgaaGGTTGCCTGAGTATAAAAGTCTGATCCAATATTACTTTATAGGCATGATGCTTCTCCAGGACTTAGGACAAATAACTTTCTCAAAATGACAACGCCAAATATTCTTGTTATAGTTCAAGCCCAATAGtccaaaatatcttttaaatgtgtttaaatgTAGCCAATGgtcactgaaagaaagaaagatagatagaaagaaagaaagaaggaaagaaagctcaAGAAACATCTTTGGAACTCTCAGAATTGCTTTAAGGGCCTTGAGGAAACACAGCTGAAGTTTTTAATAGTGGAAATTGGGATAAAGCTGACATTTcaatttagaaagaaaaggacAGCTATGTAATAATGGTGCTAGCAGTTGGTTATCCATCTGGAAAAGGACTAAGAGTTCTGCCCCACATTACAGACTATAATCTATTTCAAgtagattaaagatctaaatatagtatggaaaacaatattttttaaatttagtaaaatatttatattacctTAGGAGTCATAAAACAATACGcagcagccataaaaaatgaataatttgactacagaaaacttaaaaatttctGTATAGCAAAAAGGCATCATAAACaatattaaattaaaactaaaaaaattttaaaccacaaaccaggaagaaatgtgTACAATGTACTTAACAGTTAATATGTTTCACAATGTGTTCTAggacaaaaaacaaatacaaaagagaaagacaaacaacccTATACAAACAGAAATTAAGGTGTAACAAGGCAATTCGTAGCAAATGTAAGTGACCAGTAAacgtgaaaatatgctcaacttcATTATCACTCGTTAAAGTGCAACTGAAGCATGTGACTTGACATTTCACTGAgtcaaatgacaaaattaaaggGACTAAGAACACACCGCAACGCAAATGGGGACACATGGTCAccttcattcactgctggtgaaaTATGGCATCTACAACTATacgggaaaaagaaaatgtcagtctATTGAAAATTAATCCAGTAATCCCACATTCAGGAATCTAGTCTTTAGATTCAAACAACAAAAAGGTTCCAGTATGACAGGATATGTAAGTATGTTTATGACAGCATGGCTGATCAAGACAAGCGTTTGAAAAAGCCTGAAAATCCATCAATGGTGGGACAGTAGAATAAATACCGTGAAATATCAGACCATTCTTTAAAGGTATACATTTGATCTTTACCTGTTACCCCCGAAGAATGTCCATGATATACTGGGAATAAAAGCAAATTGTAGTTTGAATAGTCCCATTCCATGAAAAGAGAGAAACTAGATGGTGTTTATGAGCTACTCATAAACATGGTTCGGTCAAGTACGGAGAACAGGCAGGAATGAGCAAGCTGGAGGTACCATTTCTGATCCTAAACAACGTGCCTGATTAAGTTAGGAGAATGAATCCTTAGAAAGCTTTATACAAAGCTCGAACTCCATGTAAACTGAATTCTATCACGTCAGAGTGAAACTTCTGCTTGGTTTAAGAACATACTCAGTAATGGTTCAGGATCTGTTCAGTGCATAAATTCACACCTCTATATCCAACAGCCATGGGGAATGCTAAAACCCTTTAAAATCCCTAGAGAAAGTCTAAGAGCACTAAGACTCATAAGCCTGCCATACTTGATAAAACCTTCTAAGAATCTTACACCGTAGGAAGTGGGTCTTTCAAGGACAAGAACACAGGAATAGGGTCAATTTATTAGAGAAAAGGCTATCTGGTGGCAACTACTCCAAGTAAATGAAAATTCTGCTTTCTAATGAGGTTACTGAGACAGCTCAAAAGAGAAGGAACTTAAAAGATTCGGGAGCGGGGGAGGtgttggagaggaaggaggaggcaaGAGAATACCATCCCTGTAGGGAAATAAAGCAATGCAGCTCATGCTTTTACCTTATAGAACGGGCATTCTAGAATCGCGGTTAAGAAAAGTTGGGTCAGTTGTGCTAGGCTCAGTCTGTCCAAATAGGACTCTTCAcctgaaataaaaagcatcccagTCATAGTTAAGCTTGAACTTTGGTGTGTgtaataagagaaaagaatatccAGAATGCACATTAATTAATTCACTCCAGTAAGGTACTTTTAAATGACACTAGGAAAAGAACTTGTTAGAATTAATTATACCTTCTTGCCTCCCATCTCAATGAAATCTCATTTTGGCTTCCAAGAACGCATGATCCTAACTAGAGAATATAATTAAAAGTGACAAATGTATGTTAGTAGAATTTGTAGGAATTTCCTTTACCTATGGAGATCTAGATTCCGGCATATTTGGGTGGCTTTGAATTAAGATGAacatcttctcaaaaaaaaaggagtgaTACAGTTGTTCTCATCAAAGACGCTAACATGTAATTGTGACACTGCCACAGCCATCACCAGATCCCTGCAAGAAGACTCAGTTTCTCAGCTAGGGCAGCAGAGTCTGTTTACCCGAAACTGTTTTCTCTCTCCATGCAATGTTCTAGCATTCTTTAATTCTGTGTTTATATTAGCATCTGCAGCTTCAGATTTCTTCGTGAGATCgttatggaagaaaaaataaaggcaaagaaaGCACTGCTCAATAAAAAAGGTACATATGTGACTTGAAAACATCACAAGTTCAAACGCTAAGTTTTCGACTTTCAGAAGTAATAACCAACTCACCTTGCAGCTGCTGAAGAAAATACGGGCTGAATATTTTGGCCATAAAGTTGACTGGATGGCATTCAATAAGTGAACATGAATGGAGAAGTTTCAATAGTGTTTTGGGTGGAAAATAATTGAAACGAGTTAACAGTATGTTTTCTAGCTTCCTAAATAAAGCAGAGGCATTTGGTGGCAAATAATTGAGTTTTCCAAATGGTTCAATTAACTCAGCAGTTTGATTAGGTGAAAATTTTTCTGACTGACAAACAAAAGTTTCTGCCACTGCATTGAGGATGGGTTTTGAAAAAATCAGCTTTCTACTGCAATACTCCATGACTTTGCTGACAACCTCGGGATCCAGAGTGAGACAGAGGGAAGCGACATGTTGCTCTAGGGCTTCTGTAAAAAATCTGTCATTGTACCCAAAGTAGATGAATGCCTCTAAGACTTCTTTGAGCTCTTCATTAGTGAAATGGGGGATATGCCTCACAACATATTTACCCAATTTTATAACCAGCGTAAGTGCCTGAGTTTGATCAAGGACCACCAGGGCGGTGAGCATTTGGCTCAGCAACTTAGGACTCAGGTTGGGAACTACTGACAGAGAAAAGTTATTTATCTTATGTAAAAACGTCTGGTGTTGGTCAACTTTTTCAGGACATGCCTGCAGTATTCTGTAAAGGGTCACAATATCCTCGGGGGTAAATTCTTCCAAATTTTCACCTTGCAGTTGATATATAATCAGGTCTAGTGTCGAACAACCTGGACCTTGCAGTTTAATCAGACATTCCCCCAGGATACAAAGACTGTGAATGTCCAGGCTACCCATTTCGAGACGATGCTGGCACTCTGCCAGGAGGCTTAGCAGCAGGCGACTTTGGGGACCCACATATAGGGTCAGGGCTTGCAAAGCAGTCACCAAACCCGTGTTTGACAGATTTGAGGGGTCCTGTGCAAACTGATTACACAAAGCTTGAAAGGCGCTATTCTCCAGTATTTCTTTTGGCAACCTTTgatcatcatcttttttttccatttcacaaaTCCGACGTAAGGCTCCTGCTGCCATAGTATCAGGCAAAGTCTGCAGTGTGCTTATATAATGTAAGACCTGTTCCGATGAAGTGAAGCTGTTCAGTCTCCTGTAAAATATCTGTTCATCCACATTTTTAACACTGTGTTCAGACCTGTCCCAAGCGTGTGCTTGAGAGAACACTGGCTCGCCAACTGGATGAAGGTCATTTCCGTTTTCTGAATGGAACTTTTTAGAATGGGCATGATGGAACCTGACCCTAACAGGCTCAAGTTGCAGTGACCAGAACCATGGACACAGATGCTCCTTGACTGTCTTGTGAACACAATTTACACGTTGAGTTTTCAGACCAGCCAGAGTTCCATGTATCCGAAAATCAGATAAATGACAAAGGTTCCTCCGCAAGGTAATTAAAGCCATGCCACCAGACTCTCAACTCCTCTTGATTTATAACtatgttaaaagaataaaaataacacgGTCAAATATACTAGAACACAG containing:
- the FASTKD3 gene encoding FAST kinase domain-containing protein 3, mitochondrial, translated to MALITLRRNLCHLSDFRIHGTLAGLKTQRVNCVHKTVKEHLCPWFWSLQLEPVRVRFHHAHSKKFHSENGNDLHPVGEPVFSQAHAWDRSEHSVKNVDEQIFYRRLNSFTSSEQVLHYISTLQTLPDTMAAGALRRICEMEKKDDDQRLPKEILENSAFQALCNQFAQDPSNLSNTGLVTALQALTLYVGPQSRLLLSLLAECQHRLEMGSLDIHSLCILGECLIKLQGPGCSTLDLIIYQLQGENLEEFTPEDIVTLYRILQACPEKVDQHQTFLHKINNFSLSVVPNLSPKLLSQMLTALVVLDQTQALTLVIKLGKYVVRHIPHFTNEELKEVLEAFIYFGYNDRFFTEALEQHVASLCLTLDPEVVSKVMEYCSRKLIFSKPILNAVAETFVCQSEKFSPNQTAELIEPFGKLNYLPPNASALFRKLENILLTRFNYFPPKTLLKLLHSCSLIECHPVNFMAKIFSPYFLQQLQGEESYLDRLSLAQLTQLFLTAILECPFYKGPKLLPKYQVKSFLTPCSSLETPMDFQLYKSVMIGLIDLLGARLYFASKVLTPYCYTIDVEIKLDEDGFVLPFTVDEDIHKRVALCIDGPKRFCLNSKHLLGKEATKQRHLYLLGYQVVQIPYYEIEMLKSRLELVEYLQRKLFSQNSGGHW